Genomic window (Patescibacteria group bacterium):
TTGCTTGGAAATTTAATCATAGAATGATTTCGCTAGACAAACAAGAAGAATTATTAATTGATTTAGTTACTAAATTTGGTGGCTAAATCCAGTTATTACCCTTCACAAAAAAAATCATGTCTCAAACATGATTATAACTTATGCTTTTTGTGTCTTCGTCTTTTTCGAAGTGTACCAATAAAAGAACCAAATTGAAAATACAATAATCAACAGACTGATCCAATTCGACCAATCATAGTTCGTTGCCAAACTATAAGTTACCATTTCACCATTATCATTCACCAACGCCGGATATCCCAAGAAATGAACAAAGAACCAAGTCGGAAGATCAAATCCGTAATACTTCAAAATATACTTCAAAATTCCAGCTGTAATTCCAGCAATGGAACCTCCTGCTACAAAGCCAGTTCCAATCAAAGTACCTCGATCATACCTTTCCTTTGCCAGTTTTTCTTTTTCATCGCCATCATCTTTACGCTGTTTTGAAACAATCATTGCAATAATTGCGCCACCAAGCAATGGAATATTGTATTCAATTGGAATATACAAGCCCAAAGCTACAGCCAGAGCCGAAATTCCCATCCAGTTCAAGATAATTGCCATCGCCATTCCAAAGCCATACAAATACCAAGGCGCTTGCCCACCACCCAAAAAAGTCTTGATAATACTTGCCATTGCATTTGCCTGAGGCGCTGGCATTGGATTCTGATGAGCATCGCTCTTCACAAATCCATACTCTTGATTGATAATATGCATTGCAAAAATTACCACTGCTACTGAAACAAAAGTTGATGCTAACTTCAGTGCCTGCTGTTTTGCAGGAGTTGCTCCAAGCCAGTAGCCAATCTTCAGATCAGTCACAAAGCTTGAAGAAAACGCCAACGCAGTGCACATGAATGTTCCAAACAATGCTGCAACAAGCATTCCATCCTTGCCCTTGAAACCAAGAGCCAGCAATGCAATACATGCCAAGACCAATGTTACGATAGTCATTCCTGAAACTGGTGCATTACCCATCGTTACGGTTGCCATAATCGCTGCCGGCACAAAAACAATCAGCAAAGCAGCTGCAATAAAGAAAACGACAACTGCAATCAGAACATTCAAACCTACCAAACCAAAAATATATCCAAAAAACACCAGCATCGTAATTCCCAAAAGAATCAATACCAGATTCATCTTCAAATCCCTCAAATGCTCTTCCGAAGTTTCGCTTGAAGAAAGCTTCGTCTGCTTGAAACTCGTCTTCACCGAATCAACAATCTTTCGAAACTGCTTGATAATGCCAATCACACCAGCCATGAAAAACACACCAATACCGATTGGCCTAACAAAAACAATAAAGATATCATCAGCTGAAGCAGACGCCATTGCCGCTTCATGAGAAATTGCCTGTCCGCCTGAGATCTTCATCCACAAATAATCTGGAATGAATGGCAACAAGTCAGAATAGCCAAAAGCAAAACAAGGAACCAAAATATAATAACCAACCATGCAAGCAACACACATGTACAAAGCGAATCTGATTCCAACGAGATAGCCCATGCCCAAAATTGCCAAGCTTGTATCATAGTTGAAAAGCAACTTTCCCTTTTCTGCTACACCCTTCAATACCGGCATGTACGATGTCTGAAAAATGGACTTCCAGAATCCAAAATAATTATTGCCAAAATCAACCAGATAGCCAACCAAAAGACTGATCCAGATTGCCCTTGATTCTGCACCACTACTCACTCCAGAAACAAGAATTTCAGTGGTTGCAGTTGCTTCAGGAAATTCGTATTCTCCATGCTGTTCAACAACATAATACCTCTTCAACAAAATCATCAATAGCAGTCCAATAAAAGCGCCCAATCCAACTGCCAAAAACATCTGCAAAAACATCATCATTACATTAGAAATTTCAAGCTCCAAAATATAGATTGCCGGAAGCACAAAAAGCGCGCCAGCTGCAACGCCAGTCGAAACTGAAGCCATACTTTGGATAATCACATTCTCAAGCAACGAATTATTGCGCTTCAAAATCTTTGCCAATGCAACAGCAACAAGAGCCACAGTCATTGAAGCTTCAGGAACCTGAGCAATCTTCACACCCAAAAATGCCGATGCTCCTGTAAAAATCACGACCATGAAAAATCCAAGAATTACTGCATACGAAGAACTCTGACGCCAAGAAGAATTGTTTGAAACAACCGGAACATACTTTTCGCCATTATTCAACTTTCTCTTCCAATTATCTGGCAAACCCAACTTCTGTTCTTCTGCCATTCCTACCTCCCTTTGCCCGCCGTAACTCCGCAGAGTGAAGGCGGGATTGTTCGCCGTTTGGCGGACTTGTCGGCTCACAAAAAGCACAAATTGTAATGAACAAAAATAAGACAAAAATAACAAAACATCAATGTCTTAATATACAAAAATTAATAATTTTAGTCAACAAAAAAGAAACTATTTCTAGTTTCTTTTTATATATAAAATTATTTTACTCCTCACCATATCTTGCCAAAACTTCTGGATCAATCTTAATTTGTTTTTCTTTATCTTCAGAAATCTCCATTCCTTCTTGTTTATATCCCATTATTTTTTCATAACCAACTTTATACATTTTCACCAAATATTTCATATCAGCTTCATTTTTTTCAAGTTCTTTCAAACGTTTTTCCAATATTCCTTCAGCAATCGTTTCCACTAATTTGTTCATATTAAAAAACTCGCTCGCTGCTTCACGTAATTGTTCAAAATTTTCCAAATCATCTATATCTCTAAAAAAATGATCATAAGCGGAAAAATCAATTTCTTCAATACCCTCATACCTAAGTTTCACTTGAGAATATGAATACCTTAAAGGAGTTTTCAACCAATCACTTTTAATCCCACGCCATTTTTCTGCTAATTTTTCTTTCTTGCCTATCGTCCAAGAACTTGCTAATTTATCATATGCTTCCATTTCTTCTTTTAATCCATCCATTCTCTTTCCAAAGAATTTTACGTCTGTCGATTTCAAAATCTCTTGTTCTTCTTCAACCTTAGTCGGAACCTCTTCTTCAATTTTTGCTTGCTGATTTCTTATTTCATTTGTTAAATGCCATAAAAAAGGAAAAAGCGGATAATCTCTACGCATGATATCTTCCAAAAATGCTTTCATCTCTGCTTCACTCAATTTTCTTTGTCCAGATCTCCATTCCTGTTGAAGATACATCCAACCATGGTCCTCATAAAAACCAGGACGACTATCTTCACGAAAAACATTATGCTTATAAAAATAACTTCTTTCTGCCTCACTCGCTTTTCTTGTCTGCTCTTCATACATTGGTTTATACATCGTTTCATAATCTTCATTTCCAACTCGATTAGTTTCGAGAGCCATTTTATTAATCGCTTCGCTACCTTCAAGTCCAGACAATACAACTCCATCTTCTTCATAAAGATCCAAAAAAGGTTTATCTTGCAAAAGTCCAGTTACTTTTAATCTTTCTTGATAATTTGCTAAGTTTGACAATGTTCCTCTTTCTTCCATACCATGTCTTTCCGGACGACAAGCTAAATAATAATTCACTACTGGCAAAAGATCTCTAGCCATTTCCTGGCTTCTATTTTTTATTTCATTAAACAAATCACCTTGAATTTCCAAATTCCCATCTTCACTTACTAATAAAACTTTATCGGAAGATAAATGATAAGCACTACTTGCAATTAATCCTTCCAATACAGTTCGAGCTTCATTAACAGAAACATGACGTCCATATAAAAGTTGGGTTCCTCCTAAATTTCTTTGTAATTGCAAAAATAATTCGCTATTATTTTTTTGGGCATCTCTCAATACTCTTTTAACAATATCTCTTGAGCCAAATCTTGATAAGCTTTCTTTATCATATATTCTATTTTTGACTTCCCATGCTTCTCTTGATAATGGACTGCTATAATTTTCAGCCTGAACATAACTTTTTATCCCTTCAAACAAATCTTTTCTTTTGCTTACTTCTTTAACATCAGTCAATCTCGCCACTTCTTCCAATCCCAAAAATAATTTTCCTTTATCGTCTTTCGCCACATCACCAGATTCAGTAAAAGTTTTTAATTCGGTCGCATAATCTCTAAATTCTTTTTTCTTTAACATTGCCAATTTTTCTGGATCCAAATGAACCAATTCTTTTCCAATCCATTCTACATCAAAAGGATCTCTAGCTTCAGTAGTTTCTTGTTCTAATCTAGTTTTCAATTCCGAAATCAAATCACCAAAACGAGGATCATTTTTAAATTCCTCTTGATCTAACATAGTCGCCAGCAATTCTCTACTTGATCCGCCATAAGCTTCAACAGCATGGCCCAATCGGACTTCTTTTGACTCCTGATCAGTTGAAACTTCTTCTTCACTAATTGGATTGCCTGTATCTCTTGGCATAATATTAAAATTATTTTATTTATAATTAAAAATTTTTAATTCAGTTTAGTTTCCGCATTTTCCGCGTTAGCTTCCGCGTTATTCCGCGTAAAGAATCAGCGATTTAAATATTCATAAATTGCCAACCCAGCCTTTGCACCTTCACCAACCGAAATCGCAATTTGTTTATACTTTGTATTTGTCACATCTCCAGCCGCAAAAATTCCAGGCTCTGTCGTCATATTTTTTTCATCAACAACAATCTCGCTCTTTTCATTCAATTTTATTGCCTGTTTTACAAGTGCCGGCATTGATCCAATTTCTACGAATACTCCTTCAACTTCCAATTTATTTTTCTTTTTACTATTCAAATCTTCATAAATAATTTCTTTTACAAATCCTTTTTCATTGCCAATAAATTCAACAATCTTTGAATTATGAATTTCTTTTACATTTTTATTTTTCAAAACTTTTTCTGACAAAAATTTATCAGCAATAAATTCTTTGCCAATATCTAAAATATAAACAAATTTTGCAATCATTGATAATTCATTTGTTGCATCCAATGCCGCATTTCCTCCGCCAACTACTACTACATTTTTATCTTTAAACATCGGCGCATCGCAAGTCGCGCAATATGATACGCCTTTGCCCACAAACTTTCCTTCATTCTGTACACCCAATCTTTTTGGCTTGCTTCCTGACGCAATCAAAACAGTTTTACCCAAAAAAGATTCTGCATTTGTTGCCACTTTAAAATTTTCATTTTCTTTATCAATCTTGTTAACCAAAGCATTTTCTTTGACCAAAATATTTTCAAACAAACTTATATGCTCTCGCATTTTTTTTGCAAAATCAGTTCCTTTTATTTTTCCTAATCCTAAATAATTTTCTATCTCCCAAGCTTCTTTCACTTGCCCGCCAATTTCTTTGCATAAAATTAATGTTTTCAATTCTTTGCGCGCAGAATAAATTCCAGCTGACAAAGCAGCTGGTCCGCCGCCAATTATAATCAAATCATATATCATATTTTTCTAATTATTTTCAGATCTTAAATTTGTTAAATATTCTTTCAATTCGCTATATAAATTATTTAATTTTCTTGCTTCAATCACATCTTTAGTTTTTGCTTTTTCTAAACTTAGCCAATCTAAAAATATTTTTGTTGCGCAAAAGAAAAATCATTCCTAGCTACTTCAGCCAATTTTTTATTAATCAAAATTTTTTTAGAGTCTGACAATCCAGAATCTTCCACAACATCAACAAAACTAGTTTTTAGTTCTTCATTTTTTATAGCTTTCGCTTTTGCCAAACTGATCTCTCTAAATCCTTCAGACATAAATTTTATTTAATACCAATACCAAAATAATAATTAGCATTATCTAAGTTTGTATAATATTTGATTAGAGTATTATTTTTAGTTGATAATTCTGCCTTTAAATTTTTCCATTCCAAACCATCATAATACTTTAATCTCAAGTTTTTTTCTTTAACAAGCTTATTTCTTTTCTTCAAAGCTTTAAATTCTTTTTGGCTATACTTAAATTTAAACTTAATTTTATAATTTTTACCACTATAATTATAAAAATTATTATTTAGTTTAATATATTTTTTCAAAAATATCTCTGACGATTGAGCTGGATTTAAATATTTTTTATATTTTCTAATTTGCAAATAATATTTTACTTTTTTTAATTTTTTTGGATATTTTTTAAATTTCAAAGTTAAATTTTTTGCATAAAGATTTTTGTTTTTCTCAATTAGCACTTGCTTAGATTTTGGTCGCTTAGTAACAAAACGATCCGCATAAATACTAGCACCGCTCAAATTTATCAAAGTTGTAATATGATCTGGATCATTAGATGTTATCGTTAAACTAGCAGTTTTTGAACCTGAAGTTTGTGGTCTAAAAACGACATCAAAAGTACAAGTCCCTTGCGGTATTATTGATTCGTTTGAACAATTATCATTTTCTAATACAAATTCATCATCAGTTGAAGATATTTGATTTAAATTCAAATTAACTGTCCCATAATTGAAGACTGTAATATTTTCTATTCTCTCCTCGCTAGCTAAAGTTCTCTCAAAACTTAAATCAGATTCAGAAACAGAAATAATTGGTTGCTGTTCTAAAAAAGTTCCTACTGCATAAGGCCTATTTCCAACGGAAATTGTATCAATAACAGTATTAGTTGACACATCAATCACTGATATATTCTTAGAATCTTGATTTACAACATAAACTCTAGTACCTAAATAATTTGATGATATTCCCCATGGAGCATCGCCAACAGTTATAGATCCAATTACTGAATTATTAGTTGTATCAACTATTTTGACTTCATCAGTTAAAATATTAGTTGCATATAGCAAACTGCCCAACGGATTCAAAGCTAATCCGGTTGTATCAGTACCAGCTCCCATACTAATAGAAGTAAGATACAAATCATTAACAGTATCAATTACTGCAACATATCCATTGCTCGATCCATCAAATGATGCAACATATAATCTAGTCCCAGCCGAATTAATCACTGCATCATGAAGAAAATTTCCAACTCCGCTTATTGTTTTTATTACGGTATTAGAATTCAAATCAATAACTGAAACATCGCCTCCATTAAAATTCGCAACATATAATTTTGTTCCCAACGGATTAATTGTTAATCCCGCCGGACTATTTCCAACAGTTATTAAAGCCTCTTGCTCATCTGTTGCTACATTTATAACTGAAACATACCCGGACAAATTTCCTAATGACACATAGCCTTTTGTCCCAGATGGATTAAAAACAATTCCATAAGGCTGATCAACTAAAGATATTGTCTTAACTACTTCTAAAGTCGTAGTATTAATTACTGAAATACTATTACCAAAAGCATTAGTAATATAAACTTTAGTCCGATCTGGCGTAATTCCAACGCCTAAAGAAAAATTTCCTGCACCAATAGTCTTTATCACACTATTAGTTGCTGTATCGATAACTGAAACGCTATTATCATCAGCATTCGTAACGTAAGCATAAGGTCTCGCCCAGACAATCGCTGGTAAGACAAATAAGAGAGCCCCATAGAGAATTAATAGTAGCTTTTTCATAATATAAAATTATTTTTTAATAAATAAACCACACCAACATTCTCCTTTTTCTTGCCATACTTTTTGTACAAAAAAATTGCAAGGACAAACTAATTTCAAATCCTCAACTGCATTTCCGCTTTTCATTCGGCAAGGACAAAATTTCAAACCATGTTTTTCTTCATTATTCAAAACACCAGTTGCCAATTTTTCAACTTTTGAAGAATCTGGATTAATCTTAAAAACTTGTTGTTGATTTCCCAATTTTTTCCAAACTTCGATTATTTTTGTTGTTTTTGTATCCATTGTTTTAATTTTTCATAATTAAGCTCTCCGCATGTACAATCTTTTGTGTCCATATTTATAAAAACAGGAACACCCATCTCTCCTCCACAAGCTTTTTTTATCGTTACAGTATCCTTTTGCATCTCCGCTGCATTTTCATCATTTTGCCAAACTTCTTTTTTTTCTATTTCTACATTTAATTCTTTTTGTACTTTATCAATCAATGGCATCATTGCCTGGCAATGTGGACAATCTTGTCCATGATACATAACTATTTTTGCCATATTATTTTTTTAATGTTAGTAAAATTATATCAAATTCCTCTCGACTAATTTCAACATAAACATTCTGGTGCTTACAAGTCGGACATAATGCTGACCATCTTTTCCCAAAATGAATGTCATTACAAACAATACACCTCCAATATTTTTTGCCAATTAATCGCAATGTGTAGAAAAAAACAGAAAAATTTTTTCTTTCATAATAAGTATTAACATGTCCGCAAGTGGGACACCTTTCTGGCCCCTCAATTCCAAAATGAATATCTCCACAAACTCTGCATCGATAAACTTTTTTCATTTTTATTTTTCCTAATCTTTAATATTCTTTATTATAACATAATTATTAAAATCAAAAAACCCACGAAATCGTGGATTTTTTAATCATTCGAAAAAAATATTAGTGGTATTCGAAAAGTTATTCGAGTGAGGCCGAAAATTTATTAGAGTGATTTCAGCTCCTCATCAATAATCTGTTTAAATGCTTCAAATGGTTGTGCACCAACAATTTTTCTACCATTAATAAAGAATGCTGGAGTTCCATCTACACCTACTGCCTCGCCATCAGCTAAATCTTTTTTAACTTCATCAGCAAATTTATTGCTATCTAAACATTGATTAAATTTTACTGTATCTAATTTTAAATCGCCAGCATATTTTTTCAAATCCGCGACTGTCAAAGCTTTCTGATTAGCATATAATTTATCATGATATTCCCAATATTTTCCTTGATCATTCGCGCATTGTGAAGCTTCAGCTGCTTTTTGTGCATCCTTATGCATTGCCAAAGGAAAATCTCGATATACCAATTTCACCTTGCCACTATATGTATCCAAAATCTTTTTTAAAGTAGGTTCAGCTTTTTCACAAAATGGACATTCAAAATCAGAAAATTCAACAATTGTTATTTTTGCGTTTTTATCTCCTTTTATTGGATCATCATCAGTACTTACATCAACAACTGCTTCCTCATTAGTATTTACAACTTGTTTTGCCTCGCCTTTTACTTCATTGCCAACATCATTACCTTTATTACTAAAAATTATTGCACCCGCAATTATTGCTCCTGCAATTACAATTGCCAAAGGCATAAACATTGCACTAGATTTTCCTGATCTTTCTTCATTCATATTTTTTTTATTATTTTTTAGTTTTAACTTAATTAAAATAATTAAACCAATCACTGCGACTAGAATTGATATCCATTGAGAAATCGTTAGATTAAAGTATCTTACATCAAAATTTCTAAACATGTCAATAATTAAAAATCTGAAAAAAGAATACCAAATTAAAAAGCTCGCAAAAATTACGCCATCTGTCTTTATTTTTTTTCTTAACAACCAAAATATCACAAAAAATAATAAACATAATAATGATTCATACATCGCAGTCTCGTGTCTAACAACACCATTACCCATATTAATCCCAAAAAAACGCACATTTTTCATTACAATGCCTAAATGATCATGAATCAAAAAACAACCAATTCTACCAACAAACAATCCAAACGACATTGCCAAAGAAATGACATCTACAACTTTCCAAAAATTTAGTTTCTGTTTGAATATATAAATTAAATCTAAAATAAATGCCAAAATCAATCCGCCATAAAAAACCATTCCACCTTCCCAAACTTTAAAAATATCCCAAAAATTTTTAAATTCATTATGGTATTGAATTAAATAAAAAATTCTTCCGCCCACAAATCCGCCAATTAAACTTAACAAAACCAAATTTAAAATATGATCGGTATTTATCTTTTTTTCTTTTGCTAATCTGTTTGCAAAATACCAAGCCAATAAAAAAGCAAAGGCTTGAAACAAGCCCCACACAAATATTTTAACTGGCCCTAAATTTATGTATTCAAGAGTAAAATAAGGAATCATGACAATCAATTTCTAATTTCTAATTTCTTAATATCCGAATTTCCGAATATCTTAATATCTATAGCAATACCAATATTATCCCCATTATTACAAGAGTAATTCCCATAATCAGCTTCAATGTTCGAAGTTTTGATTCCTGCCATTCTTTTAAAACTGCAATTTTCCTGCCAGCCAAAACCAAAACCCAAATCGCAACTAACGGCAAAACAAATAACAAATTATAAAGTATCAGATAAAAAACAATTTTTACAATTCCTAAATTATCATGTATGATCGAAACTGATCCAACATACAAAGGCAAAGAACATGGCATTTCAAATAACGTTACCAAAATTCCTAAAATAATTGTTGATGGAATGCTCGCCTTTTCCACAAATTTCGTTAACATCCATCTTCTTTTTTGTGATACTTCCAAAGAAAAACCCTGACCATGCCACCAAAAATCTTTGATATTAATAAGACCTGCTAAAATTATAAAAAATGCCAATACATATTTTAGATATAAAGAAATATCGCCAAAATAAGGCATTGTCACCAAAATATCAATGAACTTGTAGAAAAATATTCCAACTAAAAGATAAGTCAAAAAAACAGTCACAATGTAAATTCCGCCAATTTTAAGAATTTCTTTAAACTTTTTGCCATTATCTTTTTCTTCAGGATGAACAAAAATAATTAAATAGCCTAAAAGCAAAATTATCAATCCAATCGCGCATGGATTTATGCCATCAATCAATCCAGCAACTATCACAATAGGCAAAGTTAATTGTTCGGCATTCAAATGCAACATTTGTCCGACATCACAACCAAAAATAACAATTTTTTGCGCTTTACAAGTCGCTTCCGCAGCCAAAACTTGGTTAGTAACTAGCAAACAGTAACTAGTAATTAGCAAAATAAAAACACTGATTTTTCTAAAATATTTCATAAACTAAATCTAACACAAAAATTTATTCGGAACAATATTTCACCCTTCGGGTGACCACCCGCAGGGTGGCAATATTCAATATTCAATTCTAGCATCCAATCTTCGTAACAATATCCAAATTTCCTAATTTCCGAATATCTTAATATCCGAATATATTTCGAAATACTTTATAAACTTTAAGAACTTTATAGACTTTACAAACTAGAGTATCTCTTCCCGTTTTTCCTTGATATACACAATCCAATCTTCAATAATTTCAATCATTAATTGGAATGGCGCTTCAATCAAAAAATCCATAATAAAAATAAAAACATTAACTCTAGAAAAAGTATTAGAGATCCATCTGCCAAATCTCAAAATTGGCAAAGTAAAAATATCAAAAATAAATGTGATTATATTCTCTTTTTCTGTTTGTAAAATCAATTCTCGAACACTTTGCCGTAAAGAAACGCCAAAGAAACAAACGATACTGAATAACACAATGAAAATACCACCAGAAACAACATTAAAATCAAGTTTATGTAAAGACCAAATAATAAAACCAAACGTCATTGAAAAAACTAACAGATACAATGCCGAAAAAATAAAATTAAAAATAAATTTTCTTTTTCTCAATAAAACTTTTTCTTTGACAAAAATTTTTCTTTTTACATCAT
Coding sequences:
- a CDS encoding ferredoxin-thioredoxin reductase catalytic domain-containing protein, with translation MDTKTTKIIEVWKKLGNQQQVFKINPDSSKVEKLATGVLNNEEKHGLKFCPCRMKSGNAVEDLKLVCPCNFFVQKVWQEKGECWCGLFIKK
- a CDS encoding cytochrome c biogenesis protein CcdA, producing the protein MKYFRKISVFILLITSYCLLVTNQVLAAEATCKAQKIVIFGCDVGQMLHLNAEQLTLPIVIVAGLIDGINPCAIGLIILLLGYLIIFVHPEEKDNGKKFKEILKIGGIYIVTVFLTYLLVGIFFYKFIDILVTMPYFGDISLYLKYVLAFFIILAGLINIKDFWWHGQGFSLEVSQKRRWMLTKFVEKASIPSTIILGILVTLFEMPCSLPLYVGSVSIIHDNLGIVKIVFYLILYNLLFVLPLVAIWVLVLAGRKIAVLKEWQESKLRTLKLIMGITLVIMGIILVLL
- a CDS encoding choice-of-anchor D domain-containing protein; translation: MKKLLLILYGALLFVLPAIVWARPYAYVTNADDNSVSVIDTATNSVIKTIGAGNFSLGVGITPDRTKVYITNAFGNSISVINTTTLEVVKTISLVDQPYGIVFNPSGTKGYVSLGNLSGYVSVINVATDEQEALITVGNSPAGLTINPLGTKLYVANFNGGDVSVIDLNSNTVIKTISGVGNFLHDAVINSAGTRLYVASFDGSSNGYVAVIDTVNDLYLTSISMGAGTDTTGLALNPLGSLLYATNILTDEVKIVDTTNNSVIGSITVGDAPWGISSNYLGTRVYVVNQDSKNISVIDVSTNTVIDTISVGNRPYAVGTFLEQQPIISVSESDLSFERTLASEERIENITVFNYGTVNLNLNQISSTDDEFVLENDNCSNESIIPQGTCTFDVVFRPQTSGSKTASLTITSNDPDHITTLINLSGASIYADRFVTKRPKSKQVLIEKNKNLYAKNLTLKFKKYPKKLKKVKYYLQIRKYKKYLNPAQSSEIFLKKYIKLNNNFYNYSGKNYKIKFKFKYSQKEFKALKKRNKLVKEKNLRLKYYDGLEWKNLKAELSTKNNTLIKYYTNLDNANYYFGIGIK
- a CDS encoding thioredoxin family protein, yielding MAKIVMYHGQDCPHCQAMMPLIDKVQKELNVEIEKKEVWQNDENAAEMQKDTVTIKKACGGEMGVPVFINMDTKDCTCGELNYEKLKQWIQKQQK
- a CDS encoding FAD-dependent oxidoreductase → MIYDLIIIGGGPAALSAGIYSARKELKTLILCKEIGGQVKEAWEIENYLGLGKIKGTDFAKKMREHISLFENILVKENALVNKIDKENENFKVATNAESFLGKTVLIASGSKPKRLGVQNEGKFVGKGVSYCATCDAPMFKDKNVVVVGGGNAALDATNELSMIAKFVYILDIGKEFIADKFLSEKVLKNKNVKEIHNSKIVEFIGNEKGFVKEIIYEDLNSKKKNKLEVEGVFVEIGSMPALVKQAIKLNEKSEIVVDEKNMTTEPGIFAAGDVTNTKYKQIAISVGEGAKAGLAIYEYLNR
- the lgt gene encoding prolipoprotein diacylglyceryl transferase — its product is MIPYFTLEYINLGPVKIFVWGLFQAFAFLLAWYFANRLAKEKKINTDHILNLVLLSLIGGFVGGRIFYLIQYHNEFKNFWDIFKVWEGGMVFYGGLILAFILDLIYIFKQKLNFWKVVDVISLAMSFGLFVGRIGCFLIHDHLGIVMKNVRFFGINMGNGVVRHETAMYESLLCLLFFVIFWLLRKKIKTDGVIFASFLIWYSFFRFLIIDMFRNFDVRYFNLTISQWISILVAVIGLIILIKLKLKNNKKNMNEERSGKSSAMFMPLAIVIAGAIIAGAIIFSNKGNDVGNEVKGEAKQVVNTNEEAVVDVSTDDDPIKGDKNAKITIVEFSDFECPFCEKAEPTLKKILDTYSGKVKLVYRDFPLAMHKDAQKAAEASQCANDQGKYWEYHDKLYANQKALTVADLKKYAGDLKLDTVKFNQCLDSNKFADEVKKDLADGEAVGVDGTPAFFINGRKIVGAQPFEAFKQIIDEELKSL
- a CDS encoding OPT/YSL family transporter, which codes for MAEEQKLGLPDNWKRKLNNGEKYVPVVSNNSSWRQSSSYAVILGFFMVVIFTGASAFLGVKIAQVPEASMTVALVAVALAKILKRNNSLLENVIIQSMASVSTGVAAGALFVLPAIYILELEISNVMMMFLQMFLAVGLGAFIGLLLMILLKRYYVVEQHGEYEFPEATATTEILVSGVSSGAESRAIWISLLVGYLVDFGNNYFGFWKSIFQTSYMPVLKGVAEKGKLLFNYDTSLAILGMGYLVGIRFALYMCVACMVGYYILVPCFAFGYSDLLPFIPDYLWMKISGGQAISHEAAMASASADDIFIVFVRPIGIGVFFMAGVIGIIKQFRKIVDSVKTSFKQTKLSSSETSEEHLRDLKMNLVLILLGITMLVFFGYIFGLVGLNVLIAVVVFFIAAALLIVFVPAAIMATVTMGNAPVSGMTIVTLVLACIALLALGFKGKDGMLVAALFGTFMCTALAFSSSFVTDLKIGYWLGATPAKQQALKLASTFVSVAVVIFAMHIINQEYGFVKSDAHQNPMPAPQANAMASIIKTFLGGGQAPWYLYGFGMAMAIILNWMGISALAVALGLYIPIEYNIPLLGGAIIAMIVSKQRKDDGDEKEKLAKERYDRGTLIGTGFVAGGSIAGITAGILKYILKYYGFDLPTWFFVHFLGYPALVNDNGEMVTYSLATNYDWSNWISLLIIVFSIWFFYWYTSKKTKTQKA